A stretch of the Coprobacillus cateniformis genome encodes the following:
- the rpsJ gene encoding 30S ribosomal protein S10: MANNKIRIRLKSFDHKILDASAEKIVAAAKKSGAQVVGPVPLPTEKEVYTILRAVHKYKDSREQFEIRTHKRLIDIVNPTPETVDVLTRLELPSGVDIEIKL, from the coding sequence ATGGCAAACAACAAAATTAGAATCAGATTGAAATCATTTGATCACAAAATCTTAGATGCTTCTGCAGAAAAGATTGTAGCAGCTGCTAAAAAATCAGGTGCTCAAGTAGTAGGTCCAGTACCTCTACCAACTGAAAAAGAAGTTTATACTATCTTAAGAGCGGTACACAAGTATAAAGATTCACGTGAACAATTTGAAATCAGAACTCACAAACGTTTAATTGACATTGTGAATCCTACACCAGAAACAGTTGATGTATTAACTCGTTTAGAATTACCAAGTGGTGTAGATATTGAAATTAAATTATAA